CAAGTAAAGACACTACTAATGAGCCAAGACTGTGGAGACTTTTGGAGACTACCTTCGACCACACAACTTTGATACACTTATAGAATTactggacaagggtagggtgaccctgtgttcCCTGTGATGTGTTACATCTCGTAGACAATACGACTATGGTCGGTAAATAATGAAAGAGACGCTATGTCCTCACTAAACATATTGTCGACTTGCATATGTGTGCTATGACTATAATACTACATGCTTACTTGCTATGCCCGTATCTACCAGTTGTGCTATAATTGTGATATtatgtgattgattgttataacaattatatgtatatatacacacctCCTGGGTCTCATCCATTAAGTGgatgcttatgtgcttatgtccTCAGTAAAGACCTGACCTATCTAATTTTCTTCTTAGAAGATGCCGCCACGAaggaacaccgataccaacaaccctctgccaacgacagaggcggaattacacgagcgcatctcacaggccatAGCCCAGCATGAGGCCTTTCGCTCCGAACACAGCAGAGGTACCTTAGGAAATAACCCATCCAACGGATGCACCTACAAGTAGTTCTTGGGctgcaagcccttggaattcaaCGGCACTAGGGGTGCCTTATCCTTCGTGCGCTGGAttgagaagacggattctgttttgcgggtgagcaaatgtgccccagaGCACCAGGTCTCGTACATTTCCGGATTGTTtcaagatggggctctgtcatggtggaaccttcaggttcagacgttGGGCGAGACCGCTGCGTATGCATTAACATGGAACGAACTGAAAGAACTAATGCATAAGAAGTACTATTCAAGGGCAGAGATCCAGAAGTGGGAAACTgcgttctggaacttgaagatggaaggtccagaGATAGCTGAGTACGTGCAGAAATTTCATGAAGTACCACTAAAGAACCTTGTAAGAATGGACGGCACACAAAAAAAGTGCCACAAGAAGCGCTGACGCTAAagccttttagtggcactttttcaAATGTGTCGCACAAAGTTTTTAggcttttagtggcacttttttatCTGCCAGTACAAACTTTTGATCTTTTAGCGGCACATATTTTTTGCCACAAAATCAAATTAAATGCGATTGACGTTTATcatattaattttaattaattataattatCATTAATTTacgttaaaaaaaacaaaattgtaAAATGTAGAAATCATAAAATAATCACTTCAATTAAAAGTTCAATCAATCTTCCAAAGATTCCAAATGGCTAATAAGTGTCGATCTAAGTCTAATGATCAAACATATAACCCAAATAAACTAACAAGTGTataaataaaaactcaaaacttCATTGTGTTCATGAATCTCTTTCACAATCTTCATACAAGTTAAATAATCATCGTGACCGAGGTTGTATCCACAGGCGCTCCGACATCAAAACTGTGATCAACCCACAGACTAGAGACTAATATCTTCCCATCTTGTCTGGCAGCAACACATAGGGGATCATCCTACAAAAAAAACACAGATATATATTATAACTAAAGTATCAGTTATTTAAAACTTAAATCGGGTATAAAAGCGCAAAACTCGACATTCATCACTTAGAACTGGTTCGTAAATGAGTTCTAAGCAGTCTTTTATAGGTGTAGCAACATTCATTACATGTGAGAGATGCCTAAAATTGTTGTAAGATGGAGAGATAATTAATACAAATGTAGAACATAAAGGTTGTGATTAAGGAACATGTAGAACTCTTAAGTACCTGAGTTTAGTGTACGATTCTGAAACTCCATAATAATCAGAAAACTCAGTCAACAACCATTTCCAAGGTTCAACAACGCATAAATTACACGCATGGAACGATTGTGCACGCATGGCAGACTCCAATAGTAAATCGTACGCAAGCGTTTCCACAACAGGCCCGCACTGTCGAATTTATGAAACGAATTAACATTGTGAAACAATCTAGAGCAAAAACCTTAGAAAAAAAAAGTATATGATTACAAACCATGAGGTGAGTAGTTTCATCGGATGTTACCGTACTATTTTTAACACGTGACAGACGAATTAGTAAGTTTTTAgttatctttttttattttacgAAGACTTACAAGTCATGGGAATCACCTGTTCCAGGCCTCAAACAAATGCCTAAGGTTGATTCCGTTTCTGTATGTTCTTCAGAGCTTTTAAGTTGCAATAAGCATGTCACCGGTTCTGCAACAGGAATTTgaaaattcttttttttattagATTATTATTATAAGTAAAGAACAAACCTTCACACGAAAGCGAGAATGAAGAGATTCCTAATTTGTTAATTTTGCTTTTTACAAGTGAAGATACGTGTCGAATGTACTCGACTCCTGCTTGCACATATATAGCACTTTGCTGAGAGTATGTGTCCTTGAGTTTTCTTTGTGGGATGATTCTTATTTTTCTCACTGCAAAATTATGCGCGAATGCACATCGACTTTGAGTTAATAAAGAACATAATATTTTTGTATCATTAATGTTAAAAAGActattaattttaataaaatgagTTAAATACCATACCTTCAACCTTAATCTTTCCAATCACTTTCTTTACTTTCAAGGGACACGCTTTATCTGTATTCTCGATACCACTACTTGCAAGAGGTTTAAAACCTCGAGGTTGCAACAAGAACTTGTGTAATCTAAAGAAAAGTAAAAAATACGACCCTTTTAAGGTTAATGATATatgaaaaaatcaacaaaaaaatcaAGATAAAACAGTTTGCTTTCTGTAAGTATGTAAGTAGTATCTATGTGAGACCTTTAATCTAAATTAAAAGTACCATAGGTCCTAAACATAAACTATACTAATTAAAAAGGTATGAAGTTGTTTTATTTAAGTTTAATATACAGTCAACCTAGTTTATAATCAAATTAAACCAAATTGAAGAATATTGAAATAGCCTGAATAACATCATTTGTTAGCCTGGATGCACATCATGTGTTAAGTTATAACCAGTAAGTTTAAAGAAGTTAAAACATCTATAGTCAACATACCTAGGCATACTTCAACCTTTAAAGTTACTTCCTTGTAAAGTTTTTCATTCATGTTATCATGAAAAAGACCTGACGTTCCTGTGGTGGATCATGAAACTGAACTTTAAAGgaaaattaaaaattaattatATCTCAATAAACTTTAATAACAAAATAATTAGGGGTGCACACAAGgggagctcggctcgaaaaaaaagcttaaaacgagccaagcttaaacgagctcgagtcCGAGCTCGTGCCTAAaatcaagctcgtttagtaaacacGCATGAGCCCGAGCCCAAGCTCATGCCCTTTCAAATGTTTGCTAGTCTCCTTTGTATATCATAAAGGGGGTCTTATGTGTAAACCATATATTCATCAAGTAATCAAAGAACAGGCTCAATCAAAAGACCATGAGCAAAATCAAATAAGGTACAAATATAcagagaagaactatacaaagAGATTAAATTACACATATAAACCCTCATTTAATATGTAAGGGATCATAATCAATAGCTAGCTAGCCCTAGAATAGCAAACCCAATTCAGTTCAAGCA
This genomic stretch from Helianthus annuus cultivar XRQ/B chromosome 8, HanXRQr2.0-SUNRISE, whole genome shotgun sequence harbors:
- the LOC110873501 gene encoding uncharacterized protein LOC110873501 isoform X2, with protein sequence MPRLHKFLLQPRGFKPLASSGIENTDKACPLKVKKVIGKIKVEVRKIRIIPQRKLKDTYSQQSAIYVQAGVEYIRHVSSLVKSKINKLGISSFSLSCEEPVTCLLQLKSSEEHTETESTLGICLRPGTVRACCGNACVRFTIGVCHACTIVPCV
- the LOC110873501 gene encoding uncharacterized protein LOC110873501 isoform X1; its protein translation is MIFSWLKLLFNAPLVCSPRLHKFLLQPRGFKPLASSGIENTDKACPLKVKKVIGKIKVEVRKIRIIPQRKLKDTYSQQSAIYVQAGVEYIRHVSSLVKSKINKLGISSFSLSCEEPVTCLLQLKSSEEHTETESTLGICLRPGTVRACCGNACVRFTIGVCHACTIVPCV